The genomic region TATAAAAACACTTGTAAGGTTGCTTATAGCAGCGTAAAGCTGAATGGCGGATGTAGGCGCATGTGGAGATAGCGCTGGAGTATGGCGGGTGGTGTTGGTGTTGAATGGTGGAGACATTACGCCCCCCattacgccccggaagaagcagtgtcggcgaaacccagggtcgggcggtcgtgtgaggctggtgtcctttctatagatatgcgcatttttactaaacgtttgtgagtagtatttaattttattaaaacattttatgaaggcattctacacgattggagtgcgtgtttcttctagtggtccgctgtggtcaacggtggtaacaataggaggaacgaaaactgcatccacgtgggtctgaacagggggctactcttatctggagagtctgtggatttgtgctgtgagcagaacggaggacaaacgagaacaattattgtgaacgtttggagtgaaaacctctgtgaacggctggagctccggtcagataagaaatctataaatttttatttctatctctttatattttaacattgggaCTTCTGGATCAGTCCTGGACCGTTGTTTTAGCTCCGAGAGGGTTAAAGTTAAGAGTGCAGCACTACACCCAAAGAgttgacattactggggtaactGTGCCGGGtccattactgggggtaactgtgcggggctcattactgggggtaactgtgcggGGCCCATTACGGGGGGTAACTGTGCGGGGCCCATTACGGGGAGTAACTGTacggggcacattactgggggtaactgtgtggggcacattactggggtaactgtgtggggcacatcacTGAGGGTAACAGTGTGTGGCACATCACTGGGGGCCTTaaagtatttgggggagattgttaggggcggcagcaggataacactgccagggaaccaatATGTCAGGACACTGAAGAACGTAAgccgtggtgatgcctaatggagaagatggaggacgcgtCACCTGCAGGCACTGGATGGGatcagtagggatttctcctgtgtctgTAGCTGTGTAGCCCCCTCAGTAAAGTTATTATTAGCACAACTACATGTGAGGGGCTTATGTACAGGAGCGACTAATACTGTAAGTGCCACTAATTTGCATTGggtcccggatcttttaccaccctagaaaCCCCCCTGGTTCAAGAAGTGAATCTTATATTCACTATGATTGAATGTAAAGCTCAAATTGCTTTAATTGTTATTCATATAAACTTTAAATTCTTCCCACTGCTCCACACTATATCTGCAACATGTTCTGCTTGTACGCAGTGTGGTCGCCCCACCGGATACATAAGGAGGATCTCGATGTATCCGGTGGCACAGGAGGGGCTCACGAGCGGCAAAATATGATAAACCTCCCCCATTGATTATGTGCAGTACATCTAGACCAAGGCTCCCTTGAGCTCCACTTACAAAAGCTGAGCCTTATCTATATTACAAGCATCATCTTCCCATTCAGTCCTACCAAGATGGAGAGACTCCTTCCCGGTGGTACATATGCAGCTCTACTAGTGATGCCCTACCGCTGTATAGGTGTCGTGACAATTTATACTGAAACACCCCAGGGGAGGATTTTATGCAAAGTCAATAATGAGAAAAATGAGAAGTGCACAAAGTCAGAATCATGCCACGAGGGGTAAAGGGGGGGCAGGGTTGGGGCATATGGTGAAATGCACACAGAGGCATTGCCAAACACAGATTGGTCAACAGACCAAACCCCCAGTCAATGATGGGAGGATGGAATTGGTCAGGGCATATAACCACAGAGTCATTTTTATTCTATGTGATCCCATGCTTCATAATATTAGAGTCACCCAATTTTATTCTGGGTTGTTATGGTCTCCAGTTATAAGTGTTGTACCAAGAGGCTCAGTCCTGGATCTGGACATGTTTAGTTGTGGGGAGGTGCGGCGCAGGgcgtagggggttagctgccaggTTTGTACATTGTCATTTGTCCCAAGTTTTTacataaaatggaaaaaagttatattttagcttTGCTTTTCTATAAATTTCAGTGAAGGCCAATTTCATTTGGGGTGGAACATTTTCTATCATTCAATGAGTCATGAGCAACATCCAGCTCATCGATAGCGCTAAACCACTATATTTTCCACCAGACTCAACACCAGAGACTATTGGTGTGCCTTTCAGTGGTTTTGTACCTTTATTGATCTTTGGTAGCGAGTGAAATATTTCTACTCTTGGATGTTTGGGCAATACAAATTTCTATTCACCTTCACAAATAAGTCTGTGGCTCATAgtcttgtaaaaaaataaaaatttctacTCCAGATACAACTTTTTAAGTGGGTGAAATGTAAGGAGTGTGTAGGCGTCCCTGTCCTTTAGAGGGTCAACACACATCTGATTCTAATCAAGGTAATTCTTAACATCCACCCCCTTTAATTATGATAGTTTTATTCTTCTCAAGAGTGTTATGAGCCTCCAACTCATGTTTATTGAGATCGTGTGGTGCCTGTGGTGAacattattggggctcatttactaagggtccgtggaccgcattttcgtcgggcttcccgacaatttccgtttcccccgcatttaacaggggattttggtgcacgcaattggattttggcacatcggcgccagctttcacgcgacgcaaatcagggggcgggctgttggacaaccggacggattcggactacgtgtgGGATTTAATACACTCACTTAcaagtaccgggaagaagaaggtgaactctggtggacctgaacggggaagcgacgaatgcaggaactcgggcggacGAGCTTTGTGAATcttgccagacttcatcttcatcgcaccgtccgaattggggatcgcgacaggaccaggtaagtaaattttccccaatgATGTAATTCTTCACTAACCAAATTAAGCTAAAATGCCTTATTCTTATAAAAGATCCCGCCTTCTGTGGAACTTACACCACTTAAGTTTACAAACAAACAGATTAAGGTCTAAGTTCTTTAAAAAATGCTCCCCCTGTGCTGACCCTTTACCTTTATCCTGTACCTTCCTAGACTCAGCATCGGAGACCTCTGTTTCAGTGGAGGAGCCTTCCGTTTCCATTTCACCTTTCCGATAGCTCCCAATATTTGCACTATTCTCTTTATAAATCAAGAAGGTCAAAATCAAAGACGGGTCAGGAAAAGAACTGTCAAATTCTGATTACCATTGACCCAAACTCTGAACTGGCCAATCAGAACATCCAGATTGGTTAAAGATACAGGTGTTGCTGAAACACACATTATACAAAATAGTAGAATAATATCCTTTAATATAACATCATAATGGAACATCATGCTTTACGACTTTTAGGAAATTGCATTATTTAGATTTTCCCAAAGTCTATATGTATGTTTTCTATTCTCCATAAAACCTTATCTTTATCTTTGGAGAAATGAAGCAAAGAACCTGAAAACCAATGTCCTAGGATCAACCAGAAGGTTTTAGGAATTCCTCATCATGATGGCGCTGATTCCATCTGTGATCCAGAGACAGACATAGGACCCACCCGACCGAGACCCATCATAACATCCTCTATAACAGCAGGTAGTAGCTTCATTACAGATCATATCTGCTGTACAATGTGATCTTATTTAGGAATGTAAGAAAAGATTGTCCGGTGCCCAGACCATCTGTGATAGACCCTGAGCAGGAGGCATCTTCATCTCCTTGTAGTGATGTCTGGATGCAGCCGGTGTATGTGTAACGCTCTCTGCAGTGCGGCCTTCAGGTCTTTACTCCTCAGGCTGTAGATTAAGGGGTTCAGTAAGGGGGTGATCAGGGTGTAGATCACAGTGACCACTCGATTCAGTGTAAGGAGATTACTTGTGTCAGGAACAAAGTAGATAAAAGTTACTGACGCATAATATAGGGTGACCACAGTCAGATGAGACGTACAGGTGGAGAAAGCTTTACTCTTCCCATCACTGGTGCCGATTCTGAGCACTGCCCTAAATATTCTGACATAGGGGTAAAATGTGGCTACAAAGGCTACAATACCAACAGCACCCCCTACAATTATGAGGATTTGAACATTGAttgtaggatcagtacaggagatctGGAACAAATGGggcaaatcacaaaaaaaattctggatgaGGTTGGGACCACAGAAGGTCAACCTGCTTAAACATAAGGTAAATATTATGGGGTTGAGGAGAGCAAACGACCAAACTAAAGATATAATTTTAGTGCATGTTTCCCAAGACATGACCTGAGAATAGTGGAGAGGACGGCAGATGGCTACATACCGGTCATAGGACATGGAGGACAACAGAAAGATTTCCGACGTTGCAAAATACATAAGAAAGAACATTTGTCCTATACATTCTGAGAGGGAGATGGACCAGTGGTGGGTGCTAAGGTGGGAGAGCAATCTGGGCGCAGTGACTGATGAGTAGGACATGTCCAAGAAAGCCAAGTTACCAAGAAGGAAATACATGGGTGTATGAAGATGAGCACAAGTAACAACTAGAAGGATGATGAGGAAGTTGGGAAAGACAGTCATcaggtagatgaggaggaagaagatgatgaGGACCTGGATGGTCTCCTGGTCATCTGATAGACTCATGAGAAGAACGCTGGTGATGGATGTTTGGTTCCTTATCATTGTGGTGTTAGAAATTCTCATTATACAATTAAAGAAACATTTTGAAACTTTGATTAGCTGGATGTCGGAGGATTCTTACTTCAATTGAATAATCTTGATACTGACAGACAATGAAGCCCTTTTAAAGGCACCATTTATCCCAAGAGAAGAAGCCACATTATCCTCAAACCTCTGCTCTGCACATCCAGGAATAATGTAATAAGGGCCAAGGAGATTAATCATCAACATGGTTGTTATTGTTGGGTTTTTTGCAACTCTTGTAGATTCTCATTAAAATGTTCCTTAGGTAATGCCTTAAATTTCCATATTGGAGAGAGCCAGGGAGAGCTTGCTACTCATCATAGGGTCAGTCAGCTGGACTCGAACTTTGGGAAAACCACCTATTTCCATTGTGTATAGAAGAGGCACTTAATGTTAGGAAatggtggaaatctgaaataattgcccttataagggcactgTGAATAATTGCATGTgtgcagggatattcttactgattatagaGCAATCTGCAGCAATACTTCCAAAGACCAGACCTgattattagcatttactgcatcatctagtacaggggtagggaacctatggctcgggagccagatatggctcttttgttggctgcatccggCTCTCACACAGATctataataaatagtgatggctgctgtgtgtctgagactgatcactggacacaggcagcgatgttgcCACTGCCTCCGTTCTTTatatgacccaggcgccatcaccgccatcgtctaagcctgggtcaaagagaagagcgtgataAGTAGCTGGCTGCTgggagcgcaggtaggtgaatattctttttttgtttttgctgtgactacctacttggggtcatgtgctgtggctacctatctactgggagtatgtgctgtggctacctatatactgggggcatgtgctgtggctaactatctacttggggtcaagtgctgtggctacctatatactgggggacatgtgctatggctacctttctggggatacctatatactgggggacatgtgctatggctacctttctggggatacctatatactgggggcatgtgctgtggctaactatctacttggggtcaagtgctgtggctacctatatattgggggacatgtgctatggctacctttctggtagccgccggtctttataggaaccgaGGAAGTGGGCAGtgccaatcagcggcgcactggccaGCTGGGacaggagccggaaagtggtgggttgagtaAGCTTGGTAAGGGGtgctgccacggagaggggcacgggtatgcctgcgatccgagacctagatcgcaggggcacccgtgacactgggactacctatctacttgggggcatgtgctgtggctacctatctacttggggcatgtgcatatggtacagctcttacggaataacattttaaaatatgtgccgttcatggctctctcagccaaaaagattcctgacccctgatctagTAGGATCTGTAAATATCAAAGTTATGATGTTTGTAAAAAGCGCATATCAGGATTAGTGGTAGTGGATCCGCTgtaccaccatggacgatgatgtaagccaacagcTGGAGTCTAAGTGTtatccggtcttcaccagagcctgccgcaaagcaggcgAAGTAGAggtcgcggtggcagccaaggcgaagtacaggatcatcaggcaaactcgtggtcagggacggacaggaggttgagacaggcagcacaggattggagtcaggtacatagcagaaggtcaggacaggcagcacaggatcagagtcaaaaaCGGAACCGGGTCACAGCGGGGATTCAGGAACACAGTAAATcgcatggaacagctttctctgaggcactaggcacaaagatccggcggggaacgTAGGTGtcgggggcacccatgacagcgCACACCTTTACGTTAATCAGAAAAGTGTTTTTGTCACAGAATACCGCACATTGATACATTCATTTAGAAAGCAGGGATTAAGGGACAAGGATGTGGGTGTGCCGCTGCCGGTGGTGATGATGGAACTGGTGCTGCAGGTGGAGGACGTGTGCTGTCTTATATTAAGAATTAACGCGTCAACATGTCCAAGGAAAGTGTAATGGACCATGCTTTTAGCATCTGTAATGTCCTCCGTAACCACCGTTGTCCTCTAAGACGCAATGAGTAAAAATAAGCCGGGGTTATGGGATCTTCAAATTCAAAAGTTTTTCGATTCCGTCTCGAATATCATTGTCTAAACACCAGGAGCGCCGCTAACCCCAGAGGGCGGAAGGGTTTGTGGTTCTCCTATTTCTTCTTTTACCATTGTGAGAATAACTggatctgaacacccagagcacctaTAAATGGAGCCAGccattcaaatcaccccacccAAAATATATACATCATAAAAAATACTatgattaaccccttcgtgtctgtCATTATTATCTGAATGTCCAGATCAATTTTAGAAGTTCTGTTCTTTAAGTGATGATATCTCCAGGAAAAGCTTTGCCTATCTAAACTATCTTtactttttcatgacatgtgagacttgataggatagttttaatattacatatttttttctttatgaaaTTAGCCGATAAATGACCACAAATATGCAAAAATAAGCTTATTTGTCTTTTTTCTGATTAAAGTTTTTATTAAGAAGTAGTAAAACcgaataaacttttaccaaaatatattaTGATAGATCCTTCACAGTACCGgagatatgggggcagatttatcaagctgtttaaaagttataatgttcttagttgcccatggcaaccaatcacagctgccttctaaaatattcatgaacactggtaaaatgaaagctaagctgtaattggttgcttgggcaactaagaacattctgactttaagacagcttgataaatctgccccatccagTCTTAAAGTTACAATCATAATTCTTGAAAATTGAAAGCtctaaaaatctaaataaaaaatcGAAAGGGGTGCTGAGGCGGAGGAGATGAGGTGCTGAGGCGGAGGAGATGACGTGCTGACGCAATGTAGGCACGCAAGCGAGGCCGGCCGAGGTGGAGGGAGACGCTCAGTGACGCGGGGAATAGCCGGGAGAGACGCGAGAAAGGTCCGGACAAAGTTATACACTAGCCCGGCCGAACAGCTAGGGCTGAGGTACCGGCCGGCAGACATCAGGCTGCAGCAAGCATCAGACAGCGGCACACTGTAGACGGCGACATAAAGTTTGTCGCAAAGGAACATCAGAGAGAGCCGCGGGTCTCGATCGCTGCGAAGCTCGGGACGGGGTCCCATACACTAGCGCTAGTGGGACCAGGAGAACCTGTGATCCGGGTTGCCGACTGGAGAATCTGCAAAAGAGCTACACTAGGTATTGTTAGCACACGGAGCCTACTGGAAGGAGTAGCTAGAGGTCAACTATACCCACTAAAACAGAGAACATTCATTATAAGTACTGTCGTCCTGGAGCAGTGTGAGATCGATGGGTGTCTGGAGGCTGGTAAGAGCTGTGAACAGCTAAATTGCAATTATAACAAATATTAACCTACTGACTATGTGAGTTGTTCAAAAACTTATATTACTAACCAACCATTAACTGGATTGACATAATTGTTATTGAAGCTTCAGTTGCCGGGCCTGGCAACAGGGCACAAATCGTATTGGTCATTGTGGAAGCTGGTAAATACTGTATTCAGTTAAATTGTTATTAAAGCTTCAGCTATCTGGTTTGGTTAAGAGCGCACTGGTTATTGTGGAAGTTGGTAGGAGCTGTGAATAGCCAAACTCCAATTATAACATACCCCAACCAACTGTTTATGCAAGTTGATCCAAAACCTATATTACTAACCATCCACTGACTGGTTAACTTTTTTACCCTACTTGCAATACCTATATGATATAATAGGAAAAGGATTGAGATCTGGGATGCCAGAAATGGTATTGTAATCGCTATTAAAGCTTCAGTTATCTGGTGGGCAACAGCGCATAAAGCACACTGGTTATTGTGGATATATATTAAAACCAGAAAGTGTCAAATCAACCCTTGTGTGAAAGAACACCTTCTATAAAGGTGATGGGTCCAAGACGCAAGCCTGAGAAATCAAAAGCAGGCACTTCATTTTTCTCACCAAGGAACGAAAAGCAACAGTTGGAAATGAATACGAGTAAAAAAATGAGAAACACTGATTCCCAGACCCGAAGAGAGTCCCTTGATGAGCCTAAAGATCACCTAGGTGACGAAAGCACAATGTTAAATACCTCAATCACAGCACAGTCCACACCATCTCACAATGAAGGGATGACCGAAGAAGTCAtggaaaaaatgttaaataaacatCATTTAAAAATTCAATCGGAATTTAGATCTCTATCACAGGAAATAAAACAAGAGATCTCTTCACTCGGGGAACGTACAGCCAACTTGGAAGATGCGGTAACTGAAATAACCGAGACATGCAATACATTAATAGGTGCAGTAGCAGCTTGCAGAGAAACTATACAGaaactacaagaaaaaaaaattatggagctTGAAGACCGCTCACGGCGAAACAACATAAGAATCCGCGGTATCCAAGAGTCCGTAACAGATGCGGACCTACTGAATTTTATATGGGACTTTATGTCTTCTCTACTTCCGGAAGCCGCTGACTCAGACCTTAAAATTGATAGAGCCCATAGATTACGGAAACCGGCAACCGCTCCGCCGACAGCCCCAAGAGACGGAATTGTAAGGATTCATTATTTTCACATTAAAGAAGAAATTATGAAGATAAGCAGGCAAAGAGATCAACGTACGGAGAGAGTTAAGGAGCTAGTAGTCTTTAATGACATTTCGCCAGCAACATTAAATAAAAGAAGAGAATTCGGAAAAGCTACCACCATCCTGCAAGAAAAAAATATACGTTATACTTGGGGTTTCCCCTTATCACTTATCTTCATAAAAGAAGATCAGAAGTACATTTGTAATAGTGTAAAAAAAGCGGAAGACCTAATGATAAGATGGGGTTGGATGCAGGAACCGGACCGGTCAAAAAAAAGATTTCGATATTCCAGAAAAAATTAAAGCGGACTGGAGACTGGTCCAAAAGACCACAACTTGACTGACCCTAAAGCTACAAAAAAATATACACTAGAAATGCAAGGACTATTATGTGATAAAAGATAACTGACTTGTATCTGTTTATAGAAGGTCTTGATACAAAATCATATTGCTGAGTTTAATTTGGTGGAGAATCACATTATGGTAATAGAACCATGGTGTGACCTCCCATGTgcaggatgtaaaaaaaaaaaaaaaaagggaaataaatgAAAGACCCCATAGAAATCTCTCATTAGGCTGTATAGCAAAAAAGTCAAATTCCACTCATGCCCCTCCACCAAAACCGCCTAGCGAACATTCGCTGGCGCTCAATGAAAATCCGAAGAAATTTCCTTTGGACTCTCATCTCCTCTTTTAGCCCCACCTCTACCGGCCGAAACAACACTAGGCCGAAACAGTATGAGTACAACCTTAGATATATTGTGCAGTTGATATTTCCAGGTAACATTAAACCTAAGGTTCCCCTAAATAGCCTGCTTTTTCTGACCCTGTGCCCATTAAAGATTTATAAAGACAGCCCTTCCCCCATAATTTTTTATATCAAAGAGTTGTTACAGGTTATTCGGGAAGGTGTAGAAATATGTCTTGAGTGCCCCTCTCTCTGGTCTCCTGATGGGAAAACATCTCCCTTGAAATGGTATATCTGGAAGtactaagcttaaaggggtattccaggaatcagcataattcatatacaaatgggtccttaaaatataagctaatgtgtaattagttgttattaaaaattttgctccccttagcagaaaatgctggtgacatagactgtaatgaagaattaaaatgctactggccctttaatcagtccgtagatttcctccgcgcggtctgttgcagaacagaagatggctgctggtcacatgtccacatcacatgtcctgcacctgcctgggcagggtcatgtgatcatcactatgtttggctgtagttggttggttgcagtgcatccagtatgatcagggttgtggtgatggcagttacacatcattactatgggaacagagcaagaaagtctgttatatcatcactgggagcagagcatgagaggtaggaggagttactgagaactaaaggatcatggaacttgtagtttccagtggcggccatcttagtgataactccacctactttagagaggccataaattttgtaaatcagaaaatcAAACTACTGAAGCTCCATTTTGTGGCTATTGACGttgagtattgttatattcatttatttatatcatcatgggtttttgtgtcagaagttcatattcccggaatacccttttaaacgTGCGGGGCTTAAATTCCCCAGTGAAAAGATTCTCGGTTTGGAGAAATGTAAAGTTATATTCTCCTGATATAGTTATGTTACAGGAAACGCATCTGCTGGGAAAAGACAACCACAGATTTAGTGATAAGTCCTATACACGTATATATTTCGCTTCAGATAGACAAAAGAAAAAAGCGGGTGTAGCAATTGCAATTAAAAACACGCTCCCAGTTACGCAAATTGAGGTCGAACAAGACATTCACGGCAGATATGTTTTGCTCCGCTGTCTTATATATAACCAGGCTTTTAGTATCATAAATATATACGCTCCCAACCAAGGCCAAGTAAAATACAGTAGGAATGCCTTCAGTAAGTTTATTAGCAGTCATACTAGAAATATTATCATTGGTGGCGATTTTAATGCAGTTGTTAACCGTTGTCTAGACACCACATCTGTAACACTGAGTCTTGAGAAAAAACCCTGTATTGGAGAAATCATACAAGAATATGATTTACACGACGTATGGAGATACGAACACGGTGAGAAAAAAGATTATACGTTTTTCTCTAAACCACACTCAAGTTACTCGAGGATAGATTTCTTCCTAGTAAGCAGAGGCCTGGTCAATAAGACAGTGGACGTAAAAATTCTCCCAATGACCCTTTCTGACCATGCACCTGTCAAAATCAAAATCTCAGTTGAAGGGACTTCAGTACTAGGTATGACTTGGAGGGTAAATTTTTCAGTcctaaaacagttaaaaaaaaattaccttatatactcgagtataagcctagtttttcagcacaaaatttgtgctcaaaaaccctaactcggcttatactcgagtcaactaaaaacataaagacaaaactcacctgtctgacgtcacccataggtcctcttctgtctgagacagtctgagacagaagaggacctatgggggacgtcggaaagatgagtacagtgttatttttttttcttctacaggggctgggcaggctgtatgctacaggggttgggtaggctgtatgctataggggctggcagactatatactgggaggctgtaaccaatgcatgtcccaccctcggcttatactcgagtcaataggttttcccagttttttgtgttgaaattaggggtctcggcttatacttgggtcggcttatactcgagtatatacggtaacagaAGAGTTGaaggatttttttaaaatcaaactCTGTAGACTGTCAATCCCCAACCAAATTGTGGTGTGCTCATAAAGCATATTTTAGAGGCTACTTAAAAATGCTAAAGACCCACATGCGGAAAGATGAAAATAAAAAGCGTAACGAGTTACTAAACCGCATCAATTTATTAGAGGAATGGCATAAATTAAAACCAGATAAAGATATAGAAGACATAATCTAAgggaacacataaaaatgttgtcACTAAAAGAATATAGGGAGGCATTAAGGAGAGAAAAACTTAATAAATTTGAATTAAGCTGTAATAGAACAAAAGACCTCTCAAAAAAGCTTAAAAAGGGAATAATaaccaaaaaaacagaaaagatcTTCGATCACGGTGGTAAAATTACATACGATCCACAAAAAATAATAGCAACTTTCCGCACCTTCTATTCTAGGTTATATAACTTAGAGGAACAAGGTGAGGTGACAAAACCAGATATCCAGCTTATCAATTCAGTTTTGGACTCACTAACTCTCCCAAGGTTAAGCCCAGAACAATCGGAGACCCTGGGAGGAGATTTTACGTTAAATGAGGTCGTgataaataaactaaaaaaatgtaaagccCCGGGCCCAGATGGGTTAACAaatgaatattatatataattcagTAATGTCCTGGCCAAATATCTGGTTAATATGTTTAATGAGATTAAACGGGGAAATAGCATACCGGAAGAAATGttaacagcaaaaatcataacaATTCCCAAACCAGACAAGGATGATTCTAGAGTACAGAATTATAGACCGATTTCACTTCTTAATAGTGACATCAAAATATACTCTGCAATTTTAGCTATGAGATTAGCAAAAGTTATTCCAAGTATAGTTTCAAAAGACCAAGTAGGATTCATGCCAAGAGGTCAGACTCGAGACGCTACTCGCACAGTAATTGATCTAATCCAAGTGATAGAAACCAAGGAGGCCCCATGTGCACTGCTGTCCATTGACGCCGAAAAAGCGTTCGACGGAGTGCACTGGGGCTTCCTGGAAATAACACTGGCAAAATTTGGTTTTCCAACAAATTTCATTGGTATGATAAAGTCCATGTATAGTTGCCCGGTGGCCTTTATAAGCAGCCTGGGGTTTTGCTCAGAGAAATGTAAGATTACTAATGGTGTCCGTCAAGGATGCCCGCTATCTCCcttgttatttaatatatttatagaaCCCCTGGCACAGGCTGTGAGAATAAA from Engystomops pustulosus chromosome 10, aEngPut4.maternal, whole genome shotgun sequence harbors:
- the LOC140104661 gene encoding olfactory receptor 1E1-like, with product MIRNQTSITSVLLMSLSDDQETIQVLIIFFLLIYLMTVFPNFLIILLVVTCAHLHTPMYFLLGNLAFLDMSYSSVTAPRLLSHLSTHHWSISLSECIGQMFFLMYFATSEIFLLSSMSYDRYVAICRPLHYSQVMSWETCTKIISLVWSFALLNPIIFTLCLSRLTFCGPNLIQNFFCDLPHLFQISCTDPTINVQILIIVGGAVGIVAFVATFYPYVRIFRAVLRIGTSDGKSKAFSTCTSHLTVVTLYYASVTFIYFVPDTSNLLTLNRVVTVIYTLITPLLNPLIYSLRSKDLKAALQRALHIHRLHPDITTRR